A stretch of the Negativicoccus succinicivorans genome encodes the following:
- the purH gene encoding bifunctional phosphoribosylaminoimidazolecarboxamide formyltransferase/IMP cyclohydrolase, with protein MAKRALLSVSDKTGIVELAQQLSGAGYELISTGGTLAALQQAGVDVTPVETVTQFPEMLDGRVKTLHPMVHGGILARRDHPDHMEALAQHGIAPIDIVVVNLYPFAETIAKPGVTLADAIEQIDIGGPSMIRAAAKNWRDVLVVTSPAQYEDLAQHVGEGTVNDHYRFGLAQAAFAHTAAYDAKIAHYLAAQSPDEKIVATQTKASESVFPEQFELHMEKVMDLRYGENPHQQAAFYRAPDSKGGVANAKQLHGKELSYNNLVDTEAAWQLACSLDAPSCAIIKHTNPCGFAVGEDMADAFVRAFAADDVSAYGGIVACNREVDLAAAEKMRPIFFEVVIAPKFSPDALALLSEKKNIRLLEADAPQEGDWQLKHISGGLLLQDADDRQDDEATWQVVTKRQPTAEEMQALRLAWAVVRHVKSNAIVVTDANATLGIGAGQMNRVGAAKIALEQAGAKAKGAVLASDAFFPFGDTVETAAQAGITAIIQPGGSIRDQESIAAADAAGIAMVCTGTRHFRHG; from the coding sequence ATGGCCAAACGAGCTTTATTGAGCGTTTCCGATAAAACGGGGATTGTGGAACTTGCGCAGCAACTTTCGGGCGCGGGGTATGAATTGATTTCCACGGGCGGAACATTGGCCGCATTGCAACAGGCGGGAGTGGATGTGACGCCGGTCGAAACGGTGACGCAATTTCCCGAAATGCTCGACGGTCGGGTCAAAACACTTCACCCCATGGTGCATGGCGGCATCCTGGCGCGACGCGATCATCCCGATCATATGGAGGCGCTGGCGCAACACGGCATTGCGCCGATCGACATTGTCGTCGTCAATTTGTATCCGTTTGCGGAAACGATCGCCAAACCCGGCGTGACGTTGGCGGACGCGATTGAGCAGATTGATATCGGCGGGCCGTCGATGATCCGCGCGGCCGCGAAAAACTGGCGCGATGTGCTCGTCGTCACCAGCCCCGCGCAGTACGAAGATCTGGCGCAACATGTCGGTGAAGGTACGGTCAACGATCATTATCGGTTCGGATTGGCGCAGGCCGCATTTGCGCATACCGCCGCGTACGATGCGAAAATCGCGCACTATTTGGCGGCGCAGTCGCCGGACGAGAAAATAGTCGCGACGCAGACAAAAGCGTCGGAATCTGTGTTTCCGGAGCAATTTGAGCTGCATATGGAAAAGGTCATGGATCTGCGTTACGGCGAAAATCCGCATCAGCAGGCGGCGTTTTATCGGGCGCCCGACAGCAAAGGCGGCGTAGCCAATGCCAAACAGCTTCACGGCAAAGAACTTTCCTATAATAACTTGGTCGACACGGAAGCGGCTTGGCAGCTTGCGTGTTCCCTTGACGCGCCGAGTTGTGCTATTATAAAACATACGAATCCGTGCGGTTTTGCCGTCGGCGAAGATATGGCCGACGCGTTTGTGCGGGCGTTTGCCGCGGATGATGTTTCCGCGTACGGCGGCATTGTCGCCTGCAATCGTGAAGTGGATCTGGCGGCAGCGGAAAAAATGCGCCCGATCTTTTTTGAAGTTGTCATCGCGCCGAAGTTCAGCCCCGACGCGTTGGCCTTATTGTCGGAAAAGAAAAATATTCGCTTATTGGAAGCCGACGCTCCGCAGGAAGGCGATTGGCAGCTGAAACACATCTCCGGCGGCCTTTTATTGCAGGACGCCGATGATCGGCAAGACGACGAAGCGACATGGCAGGTCGTCACCAAGCGGCAACCGACGGCGGAAGAAATGCAGGCCCTGCGCCTCGCTTGGGCGGTCGTGCGTCATGTCAAATCGAATGCGATTGTCGTGACCGACGCGAACGCGACGCTCGGCATCGGCGCGGGACAGATGAACCGTGTCGGCGCGGCGAAGATCGCCTTGGAACAGGCGGGCGCGAAGGCAAAAGGCGCGGTGCTTGCTTCCGATGCGTTTTTCCCGTTCGGTGATACCGTGGAAACGGCGGCGCAAGCCGGCATCACGGCGATCATTCAACCGGGCGGATCCATTCGCGATCAGGAATCCATTGCGGCGGCAGATGCTGCCGGTATCGCGATGGTTTGCACGGGTACGCGGCATTTCCGGCACGGCTGA